The genomic region TCGCGTCCGAACACAAGGAAATCATCCGGCGCAAATCGCGCGTCCGTGTAAAGTCTCGGCCCGCCCGATTCAACGAACCAAAGCCGCGCAGTCGCCGGAAGCTTTTCCATGAACACCTTCCAGTTCGCCCAGCGATGCCACACGACGTGTTGCCAGTAATCCATCCCGGCCCGTTTGAGCTGCGCGTCGTCCAGCTTGAAGCCGAACGGTTCGATGAGATGCAGCGTGGTCGTATTGGCGGCGC from Verrucomicrobiota bacterium harbors:
- a CDS encoding tRNA (cytidine(34)-2'-O)-methyltransferase; translation: MHIVLVEPEIPPNAGNVARLCAANTTTLHLIEPFGFKLDDAQLKRAGMDYWQHVVWHRWANWKVFMEKLPATARLWFVESGGPRLYTDARFAPDDFLVFGRETAGLPTNLLTANQDHWLRIPMFNSKSRSLNLSNCVALVLFEALRQQGFRGET